The Stenotrophomonas sp. NA06056 genome segment GTGCGATCGTCGCCGACGACATGCATCTGGGCCTGCGCGCCCCCAGCCTGTGGTTCCGCGTACGCCTGCGCTACCCCGATCCGCAGGCCGCAGGTGGCCAGGTCGACGTCAGCGGTTTCTCGCTGCCGGGCGTGCCGGCAGTGATTGTCGGCAGCAATGGATACGTGGCCTGGGGCTTCACCAACAGCTACATCGACACCGCCGACTTCCGCACCGAACCCGCCAATGCTGCGGTGACCGTGCATCAGGAACGAATCGTGGTGGCCGGTGGCACCGACGTGCAGTTCCCGGTACGCGAAACCGCGTGGGGACCGATCCTGCACACCCACGCCGATGGCAGCGGCGACGCCCTGCGCTGGGTCGCGCAGTTGCCAGGCGCGGTACGCATGGATTTCGCCGACATGGCACGCGCCGCCGATCTGGACCAGGCCCTGCAGATGGCCGATCACGCCGGCATTCCCGCGCAGAACCTGGTGATCGGCGACCGCAGCGGGCGCATCGCATGGCGCTTGATCGGCGCGCGGCCCGACCGTGGCCCGGACTGCGCACCGCTGGGCTTCAATGACAATCATGGCAACCGGGGCTGTGCACCGTGGCCGATCCGCAGCGACGCCGCGCCGAGCCTGGTCGATCCGCCCAGCCATCGGCTGTGGACCGCCAACAGCCGCGTGGTGGACGAGGCGACCTTGGCCACCGTCGGCAATGGCGGCTACGACCTGGGCGCACGCGGCCGGCAGATCCGTGACATGCTGGCCACGCAGGAGCGCTTCGACGAGCACGACCTGCTGGCGATCCAGCTCGACGACCGCGCGGTGTTCCTGCAGCGTTGGTGGGTGCTGCTGCACGACGTCGTCGGGCACAGCAACGATCCAGCACTGAAGCGGTTGGGCACGGTCAGCAGCCATTGGGACGGGCGTGCCGCGATCGATTCGGTCAGCTACCGGGTGGTGCGCGAATTCCGTACACAGGTGCTCGACACGCTGACCGATGCGCTGCTGGCACCGGCCCGTGCACAGCTGGGCGAGGATTTCCTGGCACCACGCCTGGCGCAGCTGGAAGGCGTGGCCTGGCCGATGCTGGAACAGCGACCCGCCAACCTGCTACCGCCCGCGTACACGAGCTGGGACGCGCTGCTGGCCGATGCTGCGCGTCGCACCGAAGCGGAGCTGTCCAAGCAGGGGCCGCTGGCGCACCGCAGCTGGGGCGAGCGCAACACCGCAGCGATCTGCCATCCGGTCGCGCGCGCCCTGCCCGCCTTCGCCAGCCGCTGGTTGTGCATGCCGGCCGATCCGCTGCCCGGCGACCGTGACATGCCGCGTGTACAGACGCCGACCTTCGGTGCCTCACAACGGATGGTGGTCTCGCCGGGCCACGAGGCCGATGGCATCGTGCACATGCCGGGCGGGCAGAGCGGTCACCCACTGTCGCCGTACTGGGGCGCGGGACATGAGGATTGGGTTCACGGTCGCCCCACCCCGTTCCTGCCCGGCAAGGCACAGCACATGTTGACGCTGGTGCCGGTGCACTGACGGCGGTACCCACATGCTCGAGGGTGCGCTGCACGCTGTAGAGCCGATCCCATGCTCGGCTGCTTCTGGTGCGGAGCCGAGCATGGGCTCGGCTCTACAGAATGCCCGCTCGGCGCGACCGGGTCAGGCCTTGCGGCGCTCGATCAGGTTCAACAGCGGCCCGGTCATCGCAGTGGTCACCAGCGCCATGATCACCAGCACCGCGAACAGGCGGTCGCCGAGCAGGCCCAGCTCGTAGCCCAGGTTGAGCACGATCAGTTCCATCAACCCGCGGGTGTTCATCAACGCACCCAGCCGCCACGCTTCGCGCGAGGCCATGCCGGTGCTGCGCGCCGCACTCCAGGTGCCCAGCAGCTTGCCCATGGTGGCAACTGCTATCACCAGCACGCACAACAGGACGTCGCCGCCCTGCAACGCGTCGGCGCGCAGGCGCAGGCCGGTCATGGCGAAGAACAGCGGCAGCAGCAGGGTCACTGCGAACGGTTCGACCCGGGCCACCAGCAGATGCCGCAGCTGCGCGTTGGAGGAGACCGCCACACCCGCAGCGAAGGCCCCGAACAGCGCGTGGATGCCAAGCACTTCAGTGACCAGCG includes the following:
- a CDS encoding penicillin acylase family protein; this encodes MRRTWRWILGALVAIVLLAALVLWLLLRGSLAELDGERPLPGLAAKVSVERDALGVVTITAGSKTDALRALGRIHAQERYFEMDLMRRSAAGELSALFGAKAIEADKRMRVHRLRARTEAHLQDALGSDPASVRAYVDGVNQGLGSLAVRPWAYLLLRQAPQPWQASDSVLAGLAMYADLQDPSNPSELALQRIRAVAPPALYALLVHDGSEWDAPLAGAPRGNATLPDASQLDLRTLKASTGSVAEDADAVGSNNFAVAGALTADGRAIVADDMHLGLRAPSLWFRVRLRYPDPQAAGGQVDVSGFSLPGVPAVIVGSNGYVAWGFTNSYIDTADFRTEPANAAVTVHQERIVVAGGTDVQFPVRETAWGPILHTHADGSGDALRWVAQLPGAVRMDFADMARAADLDQALQMADHAGIPAQNLVIGDRSGRIAWRLIGARPDRGPDCAPLGFNDNHGNRGCAPWPIRSDAAPSLVDPPSHRLWTANSRVVDEATLATVGNGGYDLGARGRQIRDMLATQERFDEHDLLAIQLDDRAVFLQRWWVLLHDVVGHSNDPALKRLGTVSSHWDGRAAIDSVSYRVVREFRTQVLDTLTDALLAPARAQLGEDFLAPRLAQLEGVAWPMLEQRPANLLPPAYTSWDALLADAARRTEAELSKQGPLAHRSWGERNTAAICHPVARALPAFASRWLCMPADPLPGDRDMPRVQTPTFGASQRMVVSPGHEADGIVHMPGGQSGHPLSPYWGAGHEDWVHGRPTPFLPGKAQHMLTLVPVH